From a single Nicotiana tomentosiformis chromosome 2, ASM39032v3, whole genome shotgun sequence genomic region:
- the LOC104094578 gene encoding uncharacterized protein At5g19025-like yields the protein MVCLLPLDQEKIMAKSQNSTDPCMKLGKINQMQKKKNMLNSKNQLSIPACEKSRSALIDVMILIAVIGACGVLLYPSVNLLVNKIPEILRTISSEVKEEIYEAPVVYICLGLSILFAGIALLAVTVCTGRRCGKPGCRGLKKAAEFDIQLESEDCVKNSAKDGVNKKGLFELPRDHHRELEAELKRMAPPNGRAVLIFRGRCGCSVGTMEVPGPKKTRKVKK from the coding sequence ATGGTCTGTTTACTGCCACTTGACCAAGAAAAAATCATGGCCAAATCACAGAATTCAACTGACCCTTGTATGAAATTGGGGAAAATCAATCaaatgcaaaagaaaaagaacatgCTCAATTCCAAGAATCAATTAAGCATTCCTGCTTGTGAAAAATCTCGTTCTGCTTTGATTGATGTAATGATTCTGATTGCTGTGATTGGTGCTTGTGGGGTTTTGCTGTATCCTTCTGTTAATCTTTTGGTGAATAAAATACCTGAAATTCTCAGAACAATCAGTTCTGAGGTGAAAGAGGAAATTTATGAAGCTCCAGTAGTATACATCTGTTTAGGACTTAGTATTTTATTTGCTGGAATAGCTCTTTTGGCAGTTACAGTATGTACAGGCAGGAGATGTGGGAAACCAGGTTGTCGTGGGCTTAAGAAAGCTGCTGAATTTGATATACAATTAGAGTCAGAAGATTGTGTTAAGAACTCAGCAAAAGATGGAGTCAATAAGAAGGGATTATTCGAGTTACCTCGCGATCATCATAGAGAATTGGAAGCTGAGCTTAAAAGGATGGCACCTCCTAATGGAAGAGCTGTTCTTATATTTCGAGGGAGATGTGGATGCTCTGTAGGTACAATGGAAGTGCCTGGACCGAAAAAGACTCGAAAGGTTAAGAAATAA